A single window of Drosophila suzukii chromosome 3, CBGP_Dsuzu_IsoJpt1.0, whole genome shotgun sequence DNA harbors:
- the LOC108006091 gene encoding probable ATP-dependent RNA helicase DDX55 homolog: MSRKKWSSLDKPPLSDAVLQVVQSFGFQQMTPVQTAAIPLLLARKDVSAEAVTGSGKTLAFLVPLLEILQRRHKETPWGPKEIGALVISPTRELARQISEVLAQFLEHEDLEHLNQQLIVGGNSIEEDIATLRKETPCILVCTPGRLEDLFQRKGDDLNLAARVKSLEFLVLDEADRLLDLGFKTSVNNILGYLPRQRRTGLFSATQTTEVTDLIRAGLRNPVLVSVKEKASVNTPARLQNFYRIVEPERKFLALLEFLSSPATRSGKVMVFFPTCACVEYWAEALPPLLPKRTVLGIHGKMKNKRANVVEKFRHTPQAVLLCTDVLARGLDVPEIEWVVQWDPPSTASSFVHRVGRTARQGNEGNALVFLLPSEDAYIHFLKINQKVELNELPTEEEEDDAVAEKKQLPAVLDQLHRLQVADKGVYDKGMRAFVSHVRAYTKHECSAILRLKDLDLGKMATAYGLLQLPRMPELKNYKEGGYIAPTFEVDLTKLTYKNAQKEQVRQKKMETYQETGSWPGQKQHKKRVESWDQTKKAKLDAKSKKELRKAKKQRKKAAEAEAGSGKGKKRQQFSQEDLDELASDIRLFKRLKKNKISEEEFDKAMGIEGDNE, translated from the coding sequence ATGTCTCGAAAGAAGTGGTCTTCACTAGACAAACCCCCACTCTCAGATGCAGTGCTTCAGGTTGTGCAGAGCTTCGGCTTCCAGCAGATGACGCCCGTCCAGACAGCGGCCATTCCACTGCTTTTGGCCCGCAAGGATGTCTCCGCGGAGGCTGTGACGGGCAGTGGAAAAACGCTGGCGTTCCTCGTGCCCCTCTTGGAAATCCTGCAGAGACGCCACAAGGAGACCCCGTGGGGCCCGAAAGAGATCGGCGCCCTCGTGATCTCACCCACCAGGGAACTGGCCCGACAGATCTCCGAAGTGCTGGCACAGTTCCTGGAGCACGAGGATCTGGAGCACCTGAATCAACAGCTGATTGTGGGTGGCAACAGCATCGAGGAAGACATAGCCACGCTGCGCAAGGAGACGCCCTGCATTCTGGTGTGCACGCCCGGACGACTAGAGGATCTCTTTCAGCGCAAGGGCGATGATCTTAATTTGGCGGCACGGGTGAAGAGTCTGGAGTTCCTGGTCCTCGACGAAGCCGATCGTCTGCTGGACCTGGGCTTCAAAACGAGTGTAAATAACATACTGGGCTACTTGCCCCGTCAGCGACGAACTGGTCTCTTCTCCGCCACCCAGACCACCGAAGTTACGGATTTAATCCGAGCGGGCTTGCGAAATCCAGTACTTGTTTCGGTCAAGGAGAAGGCCTCAGTGAACACGCCCGCCCGCCTGCAGAACTTCTACAGGATCGTCGAGCCAGAACGCAAGTTCCTGGCGCTGTTGGAGTTTCTTAGTTCACCCGCCACTCGCAGTGGGAAGGTAATGGTCTTCTTTCCCACCTGCGCCTGTGTAGAGTACTGGGCGGAGGCCTTGCCACCTCTTCTGCCTAAACGCACAGTGCTGGGCATCCACGGAAAGATGAAGAACAAGAGGGCCAATGTGGTCGAGAAATTCCGCCACACACCGCAGGCTGTACTCCTCTGCACGGATGTGCTGGCGCGCGGCTTGGATGTGCCCGAGATCGAGTGGGTGGTGCAGTGGGATCCACCCTCGACTGCCTCCAGCTTTGTGCATCGCGTGGGACGCACTGCTCGGCAGGGAAACGAGGGAAACGCTCTGGTGTTTCTCCTTCCCAGCGAGGATGCCTATATACACTTCCTGAAAATCAACCAGAAAGTGGAGCTGAATGAACTGCCCACcgaagaggaggaggacgatGCTGTTGCTGAAAAGAAGCAGCTGCCAGCCGTTTTAGATCAACTTCATCGGCTGCAGGTGGCGGACAAGGGCGTCTATGACAAGGGAATGCGTGCTTTTGTCTCTCATGTGAGGGCGTACACCAAACACGAGTGTAGTGCTATTCTCCGGCTAAAAGATCTGGATCTGGGCAAAATGGCTACTGCTTACGGCCTCCTGCAACTGCCCCGCATGCCGGAGCTGAAGAACTACAAGGAAGGAGGCTATATTGCGCCCACTTTCGAGGTGGACCTCACCAAGCTCACGTACAAGAACGCTCAAAAAGAACAGGTCCGACAGAAAAAAATGGAAACGTACCAGGAAACGGGCAGCTGGCCGGGCCAGAAACAGCACAAAAAGCGCGTCGAGTCCTGGGATCAGACCAAGAAGGCCAAACTGGATGCGAAGTCAAAGAAGGAACTGCGCAAGGCCAAGAAGCAGCGAAAGAAAGCGGCGGAGGCAGAGGCGGGATCTGGAAAGGGAAAAAAGAGACAGCAGTTCAGCCAGGAGGATCTCGACGAACTGGCCAGCGATATTAGGTTGTTCAAGCGGCTCAAAAAGAACAAGATCAGCGAGGAGGAATTTGACAAGGCCATGGGCATCGAGGGCGACAATGAATAA
- the RPA1 gene encoding replication protein A 70 kDa DNA-binding subunit encodes MVLATLSSGVIARIMHGEVVDGPVLQILAIKKINSTADAERYRILISDGKYFNSYAMLASQLNVMQHNGELEEFTIVQLDKYVTSMVGKDGAGKRVLIISELTVLNPGAEVKSKIGEPVTYENAAKQDLAPKAAAASNPKPAAKKEPAHNNNNNNVTLNASINSGMTHPISSLSPYQNKWVIKARVTSKSSIRTWSNARGEGKLFSMDLMDESGEIRATAFKEQCDKFFDLIQVDSVYFFSKCQLKPANKQYSSLNNAYEMTFTGETVVQLCEDADDDPIPEIKYNLIPISEVSGMENKASVDTIGICKEVGEVQSFVARSTNKEFKKRDITLVDMSNSAINLTLWGDDAVNFDGHVQPVILVKGTRINEFNGGKSLSLGGGSVMKINPDIPEAHKLRGWFDNGGGDNVANMVSARTGGGNFSTDWMTLRDARARNLGSGDKPDYFQCKAVVHIVKQENAFYRACPQSDCNKKVVDEGNDQYRCEKCNALFPNFKYRLLINMSIGDWTSNRWVSSFNEVGEQLLGHTSQEVGEALENDAAKAEQIFSALNFTSHIFKLRCKNEVFGDMTRNKLTVQSVAPINHKEYNKHLLKELQELTGIGSSN; translated from the exons ATGGTACTGGCAACTTTGTCCTCTGGAGTAATTGCT CGCATCATGCACGGCGAGGTCGTGGATGGCCCGGTGCTCCAGATCCTGGCGATCAAGAAGATCAACAGCACTGCGGATGCGGAGCGCTATCGCATTCTGATCTCCGACGGCAAGTACTTCAACAGCTATGCCATGTTGGCCAGCCAACTGAATGTGATGCAGCACAACGGAGAACTAGAAGAGTTTACCATCGTCCAGCTGGACAAGTATGTGACCTCCATGGTGGGCAAGGACGGAGCTGGCAA GCGCGTCCTTATCATCTCCGAGTTGACTGTCCTGAATCCTGGCGCCGAGGTCAAGTCTAAAATTGGCGAACCCGTAACCTATGAGAATGCCGCCAAGCAAGACCTGGCGCCCAAGGCAGCAGCTGCTTCCAATCCCAAGCCCGCCGCCAAAAAGGAACCGgcccacaacaacaacaataacaatgtaACATTGAATGCATCGATAAACAGCGGCATGACTCATCCGATATCCAGCCTGAGTCCTTACCAAAACAAGTGGGTGATCAAGGCTCGTGTGACTTCCAAGTCGAGTATTCGAACCTGGAGCAATGCCCGTGGCGAGGGCAAGCTGTTCAGCATGGATCTAATGGACGAATCTGGAGAAATTCGTGCCACTGCCTTCAAGGAGCAGTGCGACAAGTTCTTCGACCTCATCCAAGTGGACAGCGTCTACTTCTTCTCCAAGTGCCAATTGAAACCGGCGAACAAACAGTACTCGTCGCTGAACAATGCCTACGAGATGACCTTTACGGGTGAAACAGTTGTCCAGTTGTGCGAGGATGCCGACGACGATCCGATTCCGGAAATCAAATACAACCTTATTCCAATTTCCGAGGTGTCTGGCATGGAGAACAAGGCGTCAGTGGATACCATTGGCATTTGCAAGGAGGTGGGCGAGGTGCAGTCCTTCGTGGCCCGTTCAACAAACAAGGAGTTCAAGAAGCGAGACATAACGCTGGTGGACATGAGCAACTCGGCCATCAATCTCACCCTCTGGGGCGATGATGCAGTTAACTTTGACGGTCATGTGCAGCCCGTTATCCTAGTCAAGGGAACGCGCATCAATGAGTTTAATGGCGGGAAATCCTTGAGCCTTGGAGGTGGCTCTGTCATGAAGATTAACCCAGACATCCCAGAGGCCCACAAGCTGCGCGGCTGGTTCGACAACGGGGGTGGTGATAATGTCGCCAACATGGTCTCAGCACGAACGGGTGGAGGCAACTTCTCCACTGACTGGATGACGCTAAGGGATGCGCGGGCCCGCAACCTCGGTAGCGGCGACAAGCCCGACTACTTCCAGTGCAAGGCGGTGGTGCACATCGTCAAGCAGGAAAATGCCTTCTACCGCGCCTGTCCCCAAAGCGACTGCAACAAGAAGGTGGTCGACGAGGGCAATGACCAGTACCGCTGCGAGAAATGCAACGCTCTGTTCCCCAACTTCAAGTACCGACTGCTTATCAAC ATGAGCATTGGCGACTGGACTTCCAACCGCTGGGTTAGCAGCTTCAACGAGGTTGGCGAGCAGCTTCTCGGACACACTTCGCAAGAAGTTGGCGAGGCCCTTGAGAATGATGCTGCCAAGGCCGAGCAGATTTTCTCCGCCCTCAACTTCACTTCCCACATCTTTAAGCTGCGCTGCAAGAATGAGGTCTTTGGAGACATGACCCGCAACAAGCTCACCGTGCAGTCCGTGGCCCCCATCAATCACAAAGAGTACAACAAGCACTTGCTCAAAGAGTTGCAGGAGCTCACCGGCATTGGCTCCTCGAACTAA
- the LOC108018516 gene encoding replication protein A 70 kDa DNA-binding subunit isoform X1, translating to MDPIEITFFKQPISTLELTTCHRSFIRARVTWKTEITEWTRNIKEGTTLLINLLDGSGEITVALFDSQCDTFFPKIEEGSVYNFFNFEVKEADTDIKILPNPLQIFFIDETVVQQSIENIQIPIIRNTFLPLSKVSEIPEREPVDVVGICTEVRDVDERGGHLIREILLVDAELQPVMLNLWEKAARDFQGQVNDVLVVKGARAQFHNNEIKLNASWYTNVQINPDIPEAISLRDWYENQ from the exons ATGGACCCAATCGAAATTACT TTTTTTAAGCAGCCCATTTCCACTTTGGAGCTAACAACTTGCCACAGATCATTCATCAGAGCACGCGTTACGTGGAAGACTGAGATAACCGAATGGACTCGTAATATCAAAGAAGGGACTACCCTCCTTATAAATTTGTTGGATGGTAGCGGAGAAATTACTGTCGCATTATTTGACAGTCAGTGCGATACGTTCTTCCCCAAAATTGAAGAAGGCAGCGTATATAACTTCTTTAATTTTGAAGTGAAGGAGGCGGATACGGACATCAAAATTTTGCCGAACCcgcttcaaatattttttattgacgAAACAGTTGTACAACAGAGCATCGAGAATATCCAGATTCCCATAATAAGGAATACCTTTTTGCCGCTTTCTAAGGTTTCTGAAATTCCCGAAAGGGAGCCAGTCGACGTAGTTGGCATATGCACCGAGGTGCGCGACGTGGATGAAAGAGGAGGACACCTTATTCGAGAAATCTTACTCGTGGACGCAGAACTACAACCAGTCATGTTGAATCTCTGGGAAAAGGCGGCTAGAGACTTTCAGGGTCAAGTTAATGATGTTCTTGTTGTGAAAGGGGCGCGTGCCCAGTTTCACAATAACGAAATAAAACTTAACGCTAGCTGGTACACCAATGTGCAGATCAATCCTGACATTCCAGAGGCCATTTCGCTGCGGGACTGGTACGAAAATCAATAG
- the LOC108018516 gene encoding replication protein A 70 kDa DNA-binding subunit isoform X2 — protein sequence MDPIEITPISTLELTTCHRSFIRARVTWKTEITEWTRNIKEGTTLLINLLDGSGEITVALFDSQCDTFFPKIEEGSVYNFFNFEVKEADTDIKILPNPLQIFFIDETVVQQSIENIQIPIIRNTFLPLSKVSEIPEREPVDVVGICTEVRDVDERGGHLIREILLVDAELQPVMLNLWEKAARDFQGQVNDVLVVKGARAQFHNNEIKLNASWYTNVQINPDIPEAISLRDWYENQ from the exons ATGGACCCAATCGAAATTACT CCCATTTCCACTTTGGAGCTAACAACTTGCCACAGATCATTCATCAGAGCACGCGTTACGTGGAAGACTGAGATAACCGAATGGACTCGTAATATCAAAGAAGGGACTACCCTCCTTATAAATTTGTTGGATGGTAGCGGAGAAATTACTGTCGCATTATTTGACAGTCAGTGCGATACGTTCTTCCCCAAAATTGAAGAAGGCAGCGTATATAACTTCTTTAATTTTGAAGTGAAGGAGGCGGATACGGACATCAAAATTTTGCCGAACCcgcttcaaatattttttattgacgAAACAGTTGTACAACAGAGCATCGAGAATATCCAGATTCCCATAATAAGGAATACCTTTTTGCCGCTTTCTAAGGTTTCTGAAATTCCCGAAAGGGAGCCAGTCGACGTAGTTGGCATATGCACCGAGGTGCGCGACGTGGATGAAAGAGGAGGACACCTTATTCGAGAAATCTTACTCGTGGACGCAGAACTACAACCAGTCATGTTGAATCTCTGGGAAAAGGCGGCTAGAGACTTTCAGGGTCAAGTTAATGATGTTCTTGTTGTGAAAGGGGCGCGTGCCCAGTTTCACAATAACGAAATAAAACTTAACGCTAGCTGGTACACCAATGTGCAGATCAATCCTGACATTCCAGAGGCCATTTCGCTGCGGGACTGGTACGAAAATCAATAG
- the ato gene encoding protein atonal, translating into MSSSEIYRYYYKTSEDLQGFKTAATAETYFNPMAAYNPGVTHYQFNGNTLASSSNYLSANGFISFEQASSDGWITSSPASHRSESPEYVDLNAMYNGANMVQNQQYGMVMEQAVVPVAPAAPAVASPPAVEVMGSSNVGTCKTVPAPVAPKPKRSYTKKNQTATTSPISSQEPAQVNLYTEEFQNFDFDNSALFDDSVEDDDDLMLFSGGEDFEGNDGSFDLADGENQEGSAGGSGKKRRGKQITPVVKRKRRLAANARERRRMQNLNQAFDRLRQYLPCLGNDRQLSKHETLQMAQTYISALGDLLR; encoded by the coding sequence atgtcGTCCAGTGAGATTTATCGCTACTACTACAAGACCTCCGAGGACTTGCAGGGCTTTAAGACAGCCGCCACCGCCGAGACGTACTTCAATCCCATGGCCGCCTACAATCCCGGCGTGACCCACTACCAGTTCAATGGCAACACCttggccagcagcagcaactatCTGTCGGCCAATGGGTTCATCAGCTTCGAGCAGGCCAGTTCCGATGGCTGGATCACCTCCTCGCCGGCCAGCCACCGATCCGAGAGTCCCGAGTATGTGGATCTGAATGCCATGTACAATGGGGCCAACATGGTCCAGAATCAGCAATATGGAATGGTGATGGAGCAGGCCGTGGTTCCAGTAGCTCCTGCCGCTCCAGCAGTGGCTTCTCCTCCGGCCGTCGAGGTCATGGGCTCCTCCAATGTGGGCACTTGCAAGACGGTGCCAGCTCCAGTTGCTCCCAAGCCCAAGCGCAGCTATACCAAGAAGAATCAGACTGCCACCACCTCACCGATCTCATCTCAGGAGCCAGCTCAAGTCAATCTCTACACCGAGGAGTTCCAGAACTTTGACTTTGATAACTCCGCCCTGTTCGACGACAGCGTGGAAGATGATGATGACCTTATGCTCTTCAGCGGCGGCGAGGACTTTGAGGGCAACGATGGATCCTTCGATCTGGCCGATGGTGAGAATCAGGAGGGCTCTGCCGGAGGCTCGGGAAAGAAGAGGCGCGGCAAGCAGATTACGCCCGTGGTGAAGAGGAAGCGCCGCCTGGCGGCCAATGCCCGCGAACGTCGCCGGATGCAGAACCTCAACCAGGCCTTCGACCGACTCCGCCAGTACCTTCCCTGCCTGGGAAACGATCGCCAGCTGTCCAAGCACGAGACCCTCCAAATGGCCCAGACCTACATCTCCGCTCTCGGGGATCTGTTGCGCTAG
- the Mcm2 gene encoding DNA replication licensing factor Mcm2, whose translation MDNPSSPPPNTPSDAAERRDLRAAMTSPVGDFEPFENEDEILGDQTVRDEAEEEDGEELFGDNMENDYRPMPELDHYDPAMLDDEDDFSEMSQGDRFAAESEMRRRDRAAGIHRDDRDLGFGQSDDEDDVGPRAKRRAGEKAAVGEVEDTEMVESIENLEDTKGHSTKEWVSMLGPRTEIANRFQSFLRTFVDERGAYTYRDRIRRMCEQNMSSFVVSYTDLANKEHVLAYFLPEAPFQMLEIFDKVAKDMVLSIFPTYERVTTEIHVRISELPLIEELRTFRKLHLNQLVRTLGVVTATTGVLPQLSVIKYDCVKCGYVLGPFVQSQNTEIKPGSCPECQSTGPFSINMEQTLYRNYQKITLQESPGRIPAGRIPRSKDVILLADLCDQCKPGDELEVTGIYTNNYDGSLNTDQGFPVFATVIIANHVVVKDSKQVVQSLTDEDIATIQKLSKDPRIVERVVASMAPSIYGHDYIKRALALALFGGESKNPGEKHKVRGDINLLICGDPGTAKSQFLKYIEKVAPRAVFTTGQGASAVGLTAYVRRNPVSREWTLEAGALVLADQGVCLIDEFDKMNDQDRTSIHEAMEQQSISISKAGIVTSLQARCTVIAAANPIGGRYDPSMTFSENVNLSEPILSRFDVLCVVKDEFDPMQDQQLAKFVVHSHMKHHPSEEEQPELEEPQLKTVDEIPQDLLRQYIVYAKENIRPKLTNIDEDKIAKMYAQLRQESFATGSLPITVRHIESVIRMSEAHARMHLRENVMEADVSMAIRMMLESFIEAQKFSVMKKMRSTFQKYLSFQKDHSELLFFILRQLTLDQLAYIRCKDGPGATHVEIMERDLIERAKQLDIVNLKPFYDSDLFRSNGFSYDPKRRIILQIVVDGNTA comes from the exons ATGGACAATCCCAGCTCTCCGCCGCCGAATACACCCAGCGACGCCGCCGAACGTCGCGATCTTCGAGCAGCGATGACGTCGCCTGTTGGCGATTTCGAGCCCTTCGAGAACGAGGACGAGATCCTGGGCGATCAGACGGTGCGCGATGAGGCCGAAGAGGAGGATGGCGAGGAGCTGTTCGGGGACAACATGGAGAACGATTACCGTCCCATGCCGGAGCTGGATCACTACGATCCGGCGATGCTGGACGACGAGGATGACTTCTCGGAGATGTCCCAGGGCGATCGCTTTGCCGCCGAGTCGGAGATGCGACGGCGGGACCGGGCTGCCGGAATCCACCGCGACGATCGTGATCTGGGATTCGGTCAATCGGATGACGAGGACGATGTGGGACCCCGGGCCAAGAGACGGGCCGGCGAGAAGGCAGCTGTGGGCGAGGTGGAGGACACCGAGATGGTGGAGTCCATCGAGAACCTGGAGGATACTAAGGGACACTCCACCAAGGAATGGGTCAGCATGTTGGGACCTCGAACGGAGATTGCCAATCGTTTCCAGTCCTTCCTGAGAACTTTTGTGGACGAAAGAGGCGCCTACACCTACCGCGACCGCATCCGTCGTATGTGCGAGCAGAATATGTCATCTTTTGTGGTCTCCTACACGGATCTAGCCAACAAGGAGCACGTTTTGGCCTACTTCCTGCCCGAGGCCCCCTTCCAAATGCTCGAGATCTTCGACAAGGTGGCCAAGGACATGGTGCTGTCCATTTTCCCTACCTATGAGCGCGTCACCACCGAGATCCATGTCCGCATCTCGGAACTGCCGCTCATCGAGGAGCTGCGCACGTTCAGGAAACTTCATCTAAACCAGTTGGTCCGCACTTTAGGCGTGGTCACTGCCACCACGGGTGTCCTTCCCCAGCTATCGGTGATCAAGTACGACTGTGTGAAGTGCGGCTATGTGCTGGGTCCATTTGTCCAGTCGCAGAACACGGAGATTAAGCCAGGTTCCTGTCCAGAGTGCCAGAGCACTGGGCCTTTCTCAATCAACATGGAGCAGACCCTGTACCGCAATTACCAGAAGATCACCCTGCAGGAGTCGCCAGGCAGGATTCCAGCTGGACGCATTCCTCGCAGCAAGGACGTCATCTTGCTCGCAGATTTGTGCGATCAATGCAAACCAGGCGATGAACTGGAGGTCACTGGTATATACACCAACAACTACGATGGTTCCTTGAATACAGATCAGGGATTCCCCGTTTTCGCCACCGTGATTATTGCCAACCATGTGGTTGTAAAGGATTCCAAGCAGGTGGTGCAGTCGCTTACGGATGAGGACATAGCCACCATTCAGAAGCTGAGCAAGGATCCGCGCATTGTAGAGCGAGTAGTGGCCTCCATGGCGCCCTCTATTTACGGACACGATTACATCAAGAGGGCTCTGGCATTGGCTCTCTTCGGTGGCGAGTCCAAGAATCCCGGAGAGAAACACAAAGTCAGGGGAGATATTAACCTACTTATCTGCGGAGATCCCGGCACGGCCAAGTCGCAGTTCCTGAAGTACATAGAAAAGGTTGCTCCTCGTGCTGTTTTCACCACCGGGCAAGGAGCTAGCGCCGTGGGTCTTACGGCTTATGTGCGCCGGAATCCTGTGTCCCGGGAGTGGACATTGGAGGCGGGGGCTCTGGTGCTGGCAGATCAGGGAGTATGTCTTATCGACGAGTTCGACAAGATGAACGACCAGGATCGTACCTCCATTCACGAGGCCATGGAGCAGCAGTCCATCTCCATTTCCAAGGCTGGTATTGTCACCTCTCTCCAGGCTCGTTGCACCGTCATTGCTGCCGCCAATCCCATTGGCGGCCGCTATGATCCCTCCATGACGTTCTCGGAGAACGTGAATCTCTCGGAGCCCATCTTGTCCCGTTTCGATGTCCTGTGCGTGGTGAAGGACGAATTTGATCCCATGCAGGATCAGCAGTTGGCCAAGTTCGTGGTGCACTCGCACATGAAGCACCACCCTAGCGAGGAGGAGCAGCCAGAGTTGGAGGAGCCGCAGCTGAAGACCGTGGATGAGATCCCGCAGGATCTGTTGCGACAGTACATCGTATACGCTAAGGAGAACATTCGGCCCAAATTAACA AACATCGACGAGGACAAGATCGCGAAGATGTACGCCCAGCTGCGTCAGGAGTCCTTCGCCACTGGTTCGCTGCCCATTACAGTGCGTCATATTGAGAGCGTGATTAGGATGTCGGAAGCCCACGCTCGCATGCATTTGCGAGAAAATGTAATGGAGGCCGATGTCAGCATGGCTATCCGCATGATGTTGGAGAGCTTCATTGAGGCGCAGAAGTTCAGCGTGATGAAGAAGATGCGCAGCACATTCCAGAAGTACCTGTCCTTCCAGAAGGACCATTCCGAGCTGCTCTTCTTTATTCTGCGGCAGCTGACTCTGGATCAGCTTGCCTATATCCGCTGCAAGGACGGGCCCGGTGCCACGCACGTGGAGATTATGGAGCGGGATCTGATAGAGCGGGCCAAGCAGTTAGATATTGTCAATCTAAAACCGTTCTACGATTCGGATCTTTTCCGCTCGAATGGATTCTCTTACGATCCGAAGCGCCGCATCATCCTCCAAATTGTGGTCGACGGCAACACAGCTTAA